The following proteins come from a genomic window of Paenibacillus sp. CAA11:
- a CDS encoding DMT family transporter: MVKLSRSRSLLLLAVLILIWGINWPLSKYALAYTPPVLFSGLRTLLGGLVLLFVALPRLKQLRFRETWSIYFISAVVNVTLYYGLQTIGLRYLPSGLFSVIVFLQPVFVGIFSWLWLGEPMFLRKIIGFILGFAGVAAVSAGGVSGHISIAGILLGIGSALSWGLGTIYVKKIGGRVDSIWLVTLQCVIGGILLMAGGLATEKWSDIHWNTPFTLDLLFISIFVIAIGWLIYYKLVNAGEASKVASYTFLIPLVAIVCGIVFLHEPFTMYLLLGLILIVTSILLVNRKPPAHAARKPASYQPEA; this comes from the coding sequence ATGGTTAAACTATCCAGATCGCGCAGCCTTCTGCTGTTAGCGGTCCTTATACTCATCTGGGGTATCAATTGGCCTTTGTCCAAATATGCCCTTGCATACACACCCCCCGTGCTTTTCTCGGGGCTTCGCACCTTGCTGGGCGGCCTGGTGCTGCTGTTTGTTGCTCTGCCAAGGCTTAAACAGCTGCGATTCCGTGAGACTTGGTCGATTTATTTCATATCCGCTGTAGTCAATGTGACGCTCTATTACGGACTGCAAACGATCGGGCTGCGTTACCTGCCGTCCGGACTGTTCTCGGTCATCGTGTTCCTGCAGCCGGTCTTCGTCGGTATCTTCTCCTGGCTGTGGCTGGGCGAGCCGATGTTCTTGCGCAAAATTATCGGCTTCATCCTCGGATTTGCCGGAGTAGCCGCTGTAAGTGCTGGAGGTGTATCTGGCCATATCTCCATCGCAGGGATTCTGCTGGGGATCGGCTCTGCACTGAGCTGGGGGCTTGGCACGATCTACGTCAAGAAGATCGGCGGACGTGTGGATTCCATCTGGCTCGTTACCCTGCAGTGTGTGATCGGTGGTATCCTTTTGATGGCCGGAGGCCTAGCTACAGAGAAGTGGAGCGACATCCACTGGAATACGCCATTCACCTTGGATCTGCTCTTCATCTCGATCTTCGTCATTGCCATCGGCTGGCTGATCTACTATAAGCTTGTGAATGCGGGAGAAGCAAGCAAGGTTGCTTCCTATACATTCTTGATTCCGCTTGTAGCCATAGTCTGCGGCATCGTGTTTCTGCACGAGCCTTTTACGATGTACCTATTGCTTGGCCTTATTCTTATTGTTACAAGCATCCTGCTGGTCAACCGCAAGCCGCCGGCCCATGCGGCCCGGAAGCCTGCCTCATATCAGCCTGAGGCCTGA
- a CDS encoding suppressor of fused domain protein: MKPTDYSESGQPIYRYEDQETREWSPAEYGEEGWSEKIVEHFEKHIGKIDMVFHEIVSETIHVDVYHILPTPERNFHTLFTTGMSYLPMNTPEELEGGQYAELMISLPPTWPISEEAFKNEDCYWPVRWLKVIARFVHDYQTWMGFGHTMPNGDPAEPLSSQTKQSGIVLLPPIQVPESFGELQMDEERSVNFYSIVPLYPEEMDFKLKHGINALLERFDEHGITELVDLKRKNVCKPSSLLKFWKK, translated from the coding sequence ATGAAGCCGACCGATTATTCAGAATCAGGACAGCCTATATATAGGTATGAAGATCAAGAGACGAGAGAGTGGTCCCCGGCAGAATATGGAGAAGAGGGTTGGAGCGAGAAGATTGTGGAGCACTTTGAGAAGCATATCGGGAAGATAGATATGGTGTTCCATGAAATTGTCTCTGAGACGATCCACGTAGATGTGTATCACATTCTGCCAACACCAGAGCGGAATTTCCACACCCTATTCACCACGGGGATGAGCTATCTTCCAATGAACACTCCCGAAGAGCTGGAAGGCGGGCAGTATGCAGAGCTGATGATCAGCCTGCCGCCCACCTGGCCGATCAGCGAAGAAGCGTTCAAGAATGAGGACTGCTATTGGCCGGTGCGATGGCTTAAGGTGATTGCCCGGTTTGTTCATGACTACCAGACCTGGATGGGCTTCGGGCATACAATGCCAAACGGCGATCCGGCAGAGCCCTTATCCAGCCAGACGAAGCAAAGCGGTATCGTACTCTTGCCGCCCATCCAGGTGCCGGAGTCATTTGGAGAATTGCAGATGGATGAGGAGCGGAGTGTTAACTTCTATTCGATCGTACCGCTTTATCCAGAAGAGATGGATTTCAAGCTAAAGCATGGCATTAATGCACTGCTGGAGCGCTTTGATGAGCATGGTATTACAGAACTGGTGGATTTGAAGCGCAAGAACGTATGTAAGCCGTCTTCTCTTTTGAAGTTCTGGAAGAAGTAA